A genomic stretch from Thermodesulfobacteriota bacterium includes:
- a CDS encoding MFS transporter translates to MLRKKIFYGWYIVGASLILIIMDGLLLYSFGVFLPFLNEEFGFSRAMGSSIFSLRSFVLAFSLTLAGKLVDKYDPRKVVLAGGIIAALGVFSSGLATKGWQLYLTYGLLIGLGDGVLYITCVAVVSRWFVKKRALAIGIITTGIPLSGLITNPLTAWLISSFGVRDAFFSLAGIIMISILSALLLRGYPADKNLKPYGEENGDRSKTQPIQSKIKNNDDWKALEAISTPTFWFMYSMYFLSFTTFLIVVIHLFNFAIDLGIPPLVASGAPAAIGIGSLVGRIVLSALLTEVIHTTKVLLICFLFQGSSILLILGFGEIWSFYLFGLLFGFFYSGTVPIFPTLLGRFFGLSALGTIYGFFGTSYSVAAIGGPLIAGYIHDVTGTYLYSFILAVVFCYMAASLSFFIKKPRKLRGEVATVA, encoded by the coding sequence GTGTTAAGAAAGAAAATCTTCTATGGTTGGTACATCGTCGGAGCATCCCTGATTTTAATCATCATGGATGGACTTCTTCTCTATTCCTTTGGCGTATTCCTGCCTTTCTTAAATGAAGAGTTCGGTTTTTCCAGAGCAATGGGTTCCTCGATATTCTCATTAAGATCCTTTGTGCTCGCCTTCTCCTTGACTCTGGCTGGAAAACTCGTGGATAAGTATGACCCTCGAAAGGTAGTGCTAGCAGGGGGTATAATCGCTGCTCTCGGAGTATTTTCATCAGGACTCGCAACGAAGGGCTGGCAGCTCTATTTGACATACGGTCTGCTGATTGGACTCGGAGACGGAGTTTTATACATAACCTGTGTTGCCGTAGTAAGCAGATGGTTTGTAAAGAAAAGAGCGCTTGCGATAGGAATCATAACAACTGGGATCCCACTTAGTGGACTCATTACGAACCCTCTCACCGCATGGCTAATCTCAAGCTTCGGAGTAAGAGATGCATTCTTCTCGCTTGCCGGAATTATCATGATCTCCATTCTCTCGGCATTGCTGTTAAGGGGTTATCCAGCAGATAAGAACCTAAAGCCTTACGGTGAGGAGAATGGAGATAGGTCAAAAACTCAGCCAATTCAGAGCAAAATTAAAAATAATGATGACTGGAAGGCGCTGGAGGCAATTTCTACACCTACCTTCTGGTTTATGTATTCCATGTACTTTCTAAGTTTTACTACATTTCTAATCGTAGTCATACATCTATTTAACTTCGCAATTGATTTAGGAATCCCTCCTCTTGTAGCTTCCGGTGCTCCCGCAGCTATTGGGATTGGAAGTTTAGTCGGGAGAATTGTTCTTTCGGCACTACTGACAGAAGTGATACACACCACTAAGGTTCTACTCATATGCTTCCTGTTTCAGGGAAGCTCTATTCTACTGATACTCGGATTTGGAGAAATCTGGTCATTCTATTTATTCGGACTACTGTTTGGATTTTTCTATAGCGGCACTGTCCCTATCTTCCCGACACTGCTAGGAAGATTCTTTGGGCTAAGCGCACTCGGAACTATTTACGGATTCTTTGGCACCTCGTATTCGGTGGCTGCAATAGGAGGACCTCTAATTGCAGGGTACATACACGATGTGACAGGCACATACCTTTACTCATTTATTCTTGCCGTAGTCTTTTGCTATATGGCAGCATCATTGAGTTTCTTCATAAAGAAGCCTAGGAAGCTTAGGGGAGAAGTAGCTACAGTCGCTTAA